CGTCGCCGAGGTGATGTCCAGCCGGTCACCCACGGCGATTTCCGCCTTCGGGCCGAACACGTAGAGGCCCGAGTGGTCCACGCCCCGCCCCGCGAGCGGCGGGTGCACCTGGACGAAGTACCCGTTGGTGCCGGTGGCGTTCACCGCGGTGACGAGCACGTCGGAGAGCGAGACCTTGGAGTCCAGCAGAGGGACCTCGCCGTTCACCGCGACCTTCAGGTCATAGACGGTGGACGGGCACGGGCCAGCCCCCGGGTTGGGGACGGCGCACGCGTCACACGCGTCACCCACGCCGTCCGCGTCCGCGTCCTCCTGCCGGGGGTTCGTCAGATACGCGCAGTTGTCCCCGGGGCTCAGCATGCCATCCAGGTCGGGGTCCGTCGGGTCAGGGTTGGCACAGGTGCCCTCGGCCTGCTGCGGGCAGCCGTCGCACGTGTCGCCCTTGCCGTCGCTGTCCGTGTCCACCTGGCTCGCGTTGGCCACGAAGGGGCAGTTGTCGCGCCAGGTGGCCACGGTGTCGCGGTCGTCGTCGGACGGGTGGGGCACGGCGCACGCGGTGGCGTTGGCCGCCAGCGGGCACGGGTCACACGCGTCACCCACGCGGTCCGCGTCCGAGTCCGCCTGCGCGCCATTGTCCATGGGGCGCACCGGGTTGAAGATGCCCGGGCAGTTGTCGGTGCTGTCCACGATGCCGTCACCGTCCGCGTCGTCCGTGCGAATCTCGCTCGTGTAGACGGTGGAGCCGTTGCGCGAGGCCAGGTACTGCGCGTTCTCCGAGGCCCGGCGAGGCGCGCACACCGGCTCGTCCTGCGGCGTGCCGCAGGCGAACAGGGGGTAGGCCGTGGCGTTGGCGCTCGTCAGCGACGCCAGCGTCAGCGTCTTGTCGCCCTCCTGCGAGAGGCACAGCGACTTGGACGCGCCGCAGACGTCCAGGGTGTCACACGCCTCGTCGCCGCTCAGCGCGTCCACCAGGGTGCCGTCGCCGTAGAGCGTCTTGCCGCCCCGCAGCGTGAGGACCACGTCCTCCGGGTTGGCGGTGATGACCGCGCGGTGCGGCGACTCCGCGAAGGTGCGCAGCCGGAAGATGGCGATGTCGGCCAGCTTGCCCGGCGCGAGGCGGCCCACCTTCTCGAAGATGTCCGTCAGGTCCGCCGCGTTGGCCGTCACCATGCGCCACAGGTGCGCGTCGGTGAACGTCTTCCCGTAGCGGGTGGCGTTGAGGTAGTCCGCGCACTGCAGCTCGCGCAGCACGTTCATGGAGCCCGACTGGAGCCAGTCGGTGCCCAGGGCAATCCCCACGCCCATCCGATTGGCGGCCGGAACCATGGCCGTGTCGCCGTACAGCGCGACGTTGGAGCGCGGCGACCAGATGAGGCCGGTGCCCCGCGCCGCCATGAGGGCCAGCTCCTTCGCCGTCAGGCCGATGCCGTGGATGACGGCCGTGCGGGGAAACAGCACGTCGGAGCGGCCCTCGGACAGACAGAGGAACTCGTTGAGGCCCGTGTCGGCGAGGCCCTCGGCGATGTGGGGCAGGTAGGCGGCCACCTTCGGCAGCCCCGAGGACGACGGCCTCTCCGAATACCCGCAGCCACTGGCCAGCATCATCCCGCCCGAGTCGCCCAGCGGGAAGGTGTCCGAGTTCGCATAGCCCTCGCCCAGGCCCTCCTGGCGATCCGTCAGCCGGTCATCCACGTTGCGCACCAGCCCCCGCGTCCCGCCCGCGCCCGCCATGGAGGTGGTGCCCGCCAGCAGGTGCCGCAGCTCCTGCCACGCCACGCTGTCCGTGGCAGGCTTGCTGCCCCGGTTGCCGACGCGCGTGTGGCCATTCGCGCCGACGCGCCAGTCATGGCGGTGCTCGAAGCGCTCCTCCGGGTCCTTCGCCACGTAGGGCTTGTCCGGGTAGGTGATGTGCTCGTGCGGGTTGATGAGGCCCGGGGAGATGACGCCCGTGGGGCAGGCCACCTCGGTGGCCTCGGCGGCGCCGGCCGCGGTGGAGCAGTCACACGCGGCGCACTGGATGATGCCCCGCGCGTCCACCAGCACCTGCCCGCCCAGCAGCGTCTCGCCGTCCTTCAGCACCACGCCCGTGAACAGGCGCGCATCGTTGCCCGCCTTCGTCACCGCGCAGGTGGCCCCGTCCGGGAGCGCGGGCGCGCTCGAGGCGGCACAGCGCACCACCGTGTCCGCGCAGTCCGCGCTACAGCCGTCGCCGTCGACGGTGTTGCCGTCGTCACATACCTCCAGGACACCCACGCGCCCGTCGCCACAGCGGGCCAGCGGCGGCGACGTCGTACAGTCCGCCCGGCAGGTGTCGCCATCCGCGGTGTTGCCGTCGTCGCACTGCTCGCCCGCCTCCTGGACGCCGTTGCCACAGCGAATCCCCGGGGGGACGATGAAGCCCGGCTTCTCGACGTTGTCAGAGCATCCAACCTGGGAGAGCAGGACCGCGCCGAGCGCGACCAGTAACACGCGTGGGGACATTCGCATCTCGTGGGTCTCCCGGCGGACGCCGCCAGATAGAAGGTGGCCGGTCCTTGGCACGCGCGAGAGCGTACCCCGTGGAACATTTCAGCGACACCTTACGCCCCAGGTTCGGTGCCCTCCTGCGGACAACAGGGGCACATGTGGCCGCGAGTGCGCCGCCACCGCACGCCAGGTGCGAAGGCGTCGGGCTTCCCACCTTTATATAGAGTCGGTACTTCATGACTCCCCACACGCTGACGAGTCCCGTCTCGCGCTTCCTGGACAGCCACCTGCGGCGGGACGCGCAGGCGCGGGAGCTGTCCGTGGCGCGCTTCATGGCGGGCCTGTCCGGCGCGTCGGTGGTGGTGGCCGCGGCGCTGGGGCCGTCCATCGGCTGGGGGCTGACGCAGGCGCTGATGGGGCTGTCGGCGGTGCTGTGTGTCTACTACACGGTGCTGTGGCGGGTGCTGCGCTCGGGCGCCTTCCACCCGGCCATCCCGTGGATCAACGTGGCCATCGAGGTGAGCATCCCCGCGGTGGTGCTGGCGTTCGACCTGCGCTACCAGGGGCCCATCTACGCGCTCACCGCGCCCACGCTCGTCATCTGGCCGACACTGATTACACTGGCCACGCTGCGCAGCAACCCGCGGCTGGCGCTGGCCGCCGGCATCCTGGTGGCCGCCGAGTACCTGGGCATCTACTTCCTCTTCGTGCGGCCGCTGCTGCCCGAGGAGGTCCTCATCACCCTCTCGCCACGCTTCATCGCCACGCGCGCCTTCTTCTTCGTGGCGGCCGGCGTCTTCACCGCCACGCTGGCGCGCCACTTCCTCCAGCTCACCCGCGGCGCGCTGTCCGCCCTGCGCGAGCAGGAGGTCATGGGCAAGTACGTGCTGCACGAGCGCGTGGGCGCCGGTGGCATGGCGGAGGTGTACCGCGCCACCTACTGCCCCGAGGGCGGCTTCCAGAAGCAGGTGGCCCTCAAGCGCATCCTCCCCTCCTTCACGGACAACGAGGAGTTCGTCACCCTCTTCCGGCAGGAGGCGGAGCTGTGCTCCTCGCTCAACCACCCCAACATCGTCCAGGTGTTTGATTTGGGGCGCCACGGCGGCACCTACTTCCTCGCCATGGAGTTCGTGGACGGCATGCCCCTGAGCAGCCTGGCCCGGGCCCTGGGGCGCCGGCCGCTGCCCCTGGCGGCGGCGACCTTCATCGCCGCGGAGCTGGCCGCCGCGCTGGACTACCTCCACCGGCGCACCGGCCCGGACGGCCAGCCGCTGCGGCTGGTGCACCGCGACGTCAACCCGCCCAACGTGCTGGTGTCCCGCTTCGGCGAGGTGAAGCTGTCGGACTTCGGCATCGCCCGGGGCGCGGCGCGCGCCCAGCTCACCGTGGCCGGCAGCGTGCGCGGCAAGGTGGGCTACATGGCGCCGGAGCAGGCCATGGGCCGCCCCTTCGACGGGCGCGCGGACCTCTTCGCCCTGGGCCTCACCCTGTACGAGGCCCTCACCGGCCGGCGCGCGCTGCAGGGCCAGACGCAGGAAGCGCTGCTGCGCGCCTCGGTGGACCAGACGCCGGAGCCGCCCTCGCGCTTCAACCCGGAGGTGCCCCCCGCGCTGGACGCGGTGGTGATGCGGCTCTTGGAGAAGGACCCGGCGCGGCGCACCGCCAGCGGCGCGGACCTGCGCGCGGAGCTGCTCATGCTGGAAGGCGCGGCCGCGCCCTACCCCCGGGGGCAGGCCGTGCTGGCGCAGGCGGCGCGTGACGCGCTGGAGCAGGCGCGCCGCCCCGAGGAGCCCGCCGCCGAGGACATGCCGGGCCTGCACGAGAGCCGCAAGCTCACCGCGCGGGTGTGAGGCCCAGCGGCCGGGGAGCCGGCGGTGGAAGGCCTGCGCCGCCGCGGCGTCTCGGCTACAAGGTGCCGCACGATTCTTCCCGGGAGCTTCCACCTTGGACGTCGCCGTCCTTACCTTCTCCGGCCTTCCCCAGCTCGAACCCTTCGACAGCCCCCTGCTGCCCGCGCTGCGGGAGCTGGGCCTGGACGCCCGGCCGGTCATCTGGGACGACCCCGCCGTGGACTGGCGCACCGTGCGCGCGGCGGTGGTGCGCTCCACCTGGGACAGCCACCTGCGCCGTGACACCTTCGTCGCCTGGGCGGAGAAGGTGGGCAAGCTCACCCGCCTCTTCAACCCCGCGGAGACGCTGCGCTGGAACACCCACAAGCTCTACCTGCGCGAGCTGGAGGCGAAGGGCGTCCCGGTGACGCCCACCGTCTGGGTGGCGCGCGGGGCCACGCTGGACGTGGACGCGCTGATGCGCGAGCGCGGCTGGGACGCCGTGGTGCTCAAGCCCGCCGTGTCCGCGGGCGCGCTGAAGACGCACATCCTCCCGCGCGCGGAGGCCCGGGCCGCCACCGCGCTGGTGGCGGAGCTGGCCACCGGCTGCGAGGTCATGGTGCAGCCCTACCTGCGCGCCTTCGAGACGGAGGGCGAGCGCAGCTACATCTTCTTCGACGGCGCGCTCAGCCACGCGGTGCACCGGCCACCCACCCTCAAGAGCGCACCGCGCGGCTTCTCCGAGCCCCGCGCCTTCACCCCGGAGGACCGGGCCGAGCTGCGGCTGGCCGAGTCCGTCATGGAGGCCATGGCGCGCCCCCTGCTCTACGCCCGCGTGGACGTGGCCACCGACAACGAGGGCCGCACGCGGCTGCAGGAGGTGGAAGTCACGGAGCCGTGCCTCTTCCTCTCGCTGGACGCGGGGGCACCGGGCCGGCTGGCCCGGGCCATCGCCGCGAAGCTGTGAGGCTGTGAAGCTCGGCGCGCTTCGCTAGGGCTTGCAGGCCTCGGGGTCCGCGTCGCGGAAGGTGCACAGCAGCTTCGGCAGGCGCTTCTTCCAGAAGGCCCAGTCGTGCGGCGCGCCCGGCTCGTTCCAGTGGACCACGCTGTAGCCGCGGCCCTTCAGCGCGGCGAGGAACTGGAGGTTGGACTGGCAGTCGTCGCCCCCCGGCTCGCCATCGCGCGTGCACCCGGTGGTGGGCGAGCCGTGGTCCACATAGAAGCGCACCGGCACCACCGGGTCCGCGGCCGCGCGCACCACCATGGCGTTGCCGTCGTCGCGGTCCACCTCGCCGTCATGCGGCCAGAAGAGCGTGCCGGACTGGGTGCCCACGAAGCCGAACTTCTCCGGGAACTTGAAGCCCGCGTACACGGAGATGAGGCCGCCCAGCGACGCGCCGGCGATGCCGGTGTCCTGCGGCCCCGTCTTCACGCGCAGGGACGACTCCACGCGCGGCATCAGGTCCTTCGCGATGAAGTCCAGGTACTCGTCGCCCAGCGGGGTGGGCCAGCTCGGGTCCTTCTTGGGCGGGAAGCTGTACTGCGCCAGGCGCACGCCCTGGTTGGGCAGCGCCACGAACACGAGCACCGCCGAGTCCTGGGGCCGGGCCGCATAGTGCGCGTCCGCCGCCTCCGCGAAGGACTGGCGGGTGAGGCTCTCGTTGCCGTCGTGGAAGTACATCACCGGCAGCGACGGGCAGGCCTTCCCGTCGTACACCGCGGGCGTGTAGACGAAGACGTCGCGCGCGTCGCCCAGCGTGGTGGAGCGCACGCCGTACCACGCGGTGAGCCGGCCCTTCGTCGCGTCCTGCAGCCCCGGGTAGATGAGCGAGTTGAAGCTGCCCACGTCGTTGTTGTTGATGCCGTCCCACACCACGTGGCGCGCGCCCGGGTCCGGGAAGAAGGTGCTGCCCTTCACCAGCTTGTAGGCCTGAGGGCCCGTGCGCGGCACCACCACCTCCGCCAGGTACAGGTCCGTGTCGCGCACCTGCACCAGCGGCGTGGCCGTCTTGGACCACGCGTTGAAGTCGCCCGCCACGAAGGTGTCCCGCCACTGGTGGCCGCGCAGGAAGAAGGCCACCCGGGCCTCGCTCGCCTTCGCGTCGCTCACCAGCGGCGTGCCGCCCTGCTCCGCCACCGCCGCCACGAAGCGGTCGATGGCGGCAATGCGCTGCTCGCCCGCGGTGGCGCGGGCCATGTCCAGTTGCAGCTCCACCAGCAGCGACACCTGGGCGCCATGCACCGTCGTGGCCCGCTGGCAGGCCCAGGGCTCCACGTCCGGCCCCGCATCCGTCGCGGTGCCCCCGTCGGGGAACGTCTGGGTGAAGGGCGTGGGCGGCTGGTAGTTGAAG
This DNA window, taken from Pyxidicoccus xibeiensis, encodes the following:
- a CDS encoding amidohydrolase family protein, with the translated sequence MRMSPRVLLVALGAVLLSQVGCSDNVEKPGFIVPPGIRCGNGVQEAGEQCDDGNTADGDTCRADCTTSPPLARCGDGRVGVLEVCDDGNTVDGDGCSADCADTVVRCAASSAPALPDGATCAVTKAGNDARLFTGVVLKDGETLLGGQVLVDARGIIQCAACDCSTAAGAAEATEVACPTGVISPGLINPHEHITYPDKPYVAKDPEERFEHRHDWRVGANGHTRVGNRGSKPATDSVAWQELRHLLAGTTSMAGAGGTRGLVRNVDDRLTDRQEGLGEGYANSDTFPLGDSGGMMLASGCGYSERPSSSGLPKVAAYLPHIAEGLADTGLNEFLCLSEGRSDVLFPRTAVIHGIGLTAKELALMAARGTGLIWSPRSNVALYGDTAMVPAANRMGVGIALGTDWLQSGSMNVLRELQCADYLNATRYGKTFTDAHLWRMVTANAADLTDIFEKVGRLAPGKLADIAIFRLRTFAESPHRAVITANPEDVVLTLRGGKTLYGDGTLVDALSGDEACDTLDVCGASKSLCLSQEGDKTLTLASLTSANATAYPLFACGTPQDEPVCAPRRASENAQYLASRNGSTVYTSEIRTDDADGDGIVDSTDNCPGIFNPVRPMDNGAQADSDADRVGDACDPCPLAANATACAVPHPSDDDRDTVATWRDNCPFVANASQVDTDSDGKGDTCDGCPQQAEGTCANPDPTDPDLDGMLSPGDNCAYLTNPRQEDADADGVGDACDACAVPNPGAGPCPSTVYDLKVAVNGEVPLLDSKVSLSDVLVTAVNATGTNGYFVQVHPPLAGRGVDHSGLYVFGPKAEIAVGDRLDITSATLERYFGLLELTNVEVRKLSSGNALPEPVGVRTEEVRTGGARAAALEGVLVEVRDVWSTRAEDSRGEFFVDENPNGTPPTSGLMVDDQAFDYPAQVAGTRFLNLRGVLTYAFNNSRLLPRSAADMVVPLPPLPALTAFGGGGFIRVGSATGDTLPQVLTVTMANAYPVDVTVAVTSSDSTALEVVDGGVVIPARQTSAVVKLNPRMQAAGVTLTATLGESSLPATVRVLGQSEQPAVSRISPDEVTMVPGGTVTLTVHLDRPAPANTTVALSMDPATGFGTFSVENGALAVATDAMQATFTFTADPEADGTEGTLTATLGDSSASRTVTLDQNAPRLVSLVPASTDPVPAGGTLAFTLTLDRAPTRDAVVALAATPGQGVSRFGTVPATVTVTAGTTQATFTFTADAEGGGAGKVSASLSGITRSVDVTVTPPPPKLSTLTPATATVLFTATQAFTVTLDRAAPAGGITVSVALEPATGVGELSSATVSIAAGQTSGQVTFTAGEALGQARLTASYAGVTQGADITVTDRPAINHLVINEVDYDQASADTKEFVELYNPTNDTLSLQNLVLVLINGAAGQNKEYARVSLASAGSLEPGQYLVVGSAIILEGLNSANVKELAVPSSGIQNGNPDAVAIFDTAQGRIVDTLSYGGASTGTINNVTGTFNFQEGAAATTTLVDLTSVSYEASLSRGADNADTDVNAVDFKYTTTATPGSANVITAPPPPAP
- a CDS encoding serine/threonine-protein kinase → MTPHTLTSPVSRFLDSHLRRDAQARELSVARFMAGLSGASVVVAAALGPSIGWGLTQALMGLSAVLCVYYTVLWRVLRSGAFHPAIPWINVAIEVSIPAVVLAFDLRYQGPIYALTAPTLVIWPTLITLATLRSNPRLALAAGILVAAEYLGIYFLFVRPLLPEEVLITLSPRFIATRAFFFVAAGVFTATLARHFLQLTRGALSALREQEVMGKYVLHERVGAGGMAEVYRATYCPEGGFQKQVALKRILPSFTDNEEFVTLFRQEAELCSSLNHPNIVQVFDLGRHGGTYFLAMEFVDGMPLSSLARALGRRPLPLAAATFIAAELAAALDYLHRRTGPDGQPLRLVHRDVNPPNVLVSRFGEVKLSDFGIARGAARAQLTVAGSVRGKVGYMAPEQAMGRPFDGRADLFALGLTLYEALTGRRALQGQTQEALLRASVDQTPEPPSRFNPEVPPALDAVVMRLLEKDPARRTASGADLRAELLMLEGAAAPYPRGQAVLAQAARDALEQARRPEEPAAEDMPGLHESRKLTARV
- a CDS encoding ATP-grasp domain-containing protein, which gives rise to MDVAVLTFSGLPQLEPFDSPLLPALRELGLDARPVIWDDPAVDWRTVRAAVVRSTWDSHLRRDTFVAWAEKVGKLTRLFNPAETLRWNTHKLYLRELEAKGVPVTPTVWVARGATLDVDALMRERGWDAVVLKPAVSAGALKTHILPRAEARAATALVAELATGCEVMVQPYLRAFETEGERSYIFFDGALSHAVHRPPTLKSAPRGFSEPRAFTPEDRAELRLAESVMEAMARPLLYARVDVATDNEGRTRLQEVEVTEPCLFLSLDAGAPGRLARAIAAKL
- a CDS encoding alpha/beta hydrolase, which produces MRRLSAVVLSAVLWAACDDYSGFNYQPPTPFTQTFPDGGTATDAGPDVEPWACQRATTVHGAQVSLLVELQLDMARATAGEQRIAAIDRFVAAVAEQGGTPLVSDAKASEARVAFFLRGHQWRDTFVAGDFNAWSKTATPLVQVRDTDLYLAEVVVPRTGPQAYKLVKGSTFFPDPGARHVVWDGINNNDVGSFNSLIYPGLQDATKGRLTAWYGVRSTTLGDARDVFVYTPAVYDGKACPSLPVMYFHDGNESLTRQSFAEAADAHYAARPQDSAVLVFVALPNQGVRLAQYSFPPKKDPSWPTPLGDEYLDFIAKDLMPRVESSLRVKTGPQDTGIAGASLGGLISVYAGFKFPEKFGFVGTQSGTLFWPHDGEVDRDDGNAMVVRAAADPVVPVRFYVDHGSPTTGCTRDGEPGGDDCQSNLQFLAALKGRGYSVVHWNEPGAPHDWAFWKKRLPKLLCTFRDADPEACKP